The genomic interval CTTCAAATAGTCTATAAGATTTTGTTCCTTTCATGTCGTCCATATAGTAGATTTAACAGTGCAGCCCTATaggatatttgtttttttccctaaaaCAAGTTCCCATCAAAGCCTCGAGCAACATTTTTCCAACCTTTTTGAGGAGGCATATTGAGAGACCAAAGTATGAAGTACCcctttaatttattactaatgactattttatttggtttgtGTGTGGTGGCAAATTTTTGATCAATAGATAATACTCCAGTAGGTTGTGTTGAAAATGTCATGTGATGCTTGTTTAGGGACCATGTTGGGAAAAGAGTATGACTGTACCTGTCTCTTTGGGCTAAATATTTTCTCAATGTTCTCATCTTTAtgatattgattaaaaaaagtagTGTTTGTATTTTGGATCGGTGACATTTCTAGTCTACCCTCTTGGTAAGTACCTTCTCTTGAGTTTCCCAATAAAgtagaaaaaggaagaatgtTTATGAGAGATTGTAatctttattcttttcaatttttcatatttcttttggAAAGCCACACTTGTTTTTGCGAAATTTTCTCGTGTAAAGACTACtgatatatatgtatgttatTCTTTACATATGTTGATGGATTATTCATGATTAATAAACTTGCTTTGATTTACAAGTTATGTTACATTATAAATTGGGAGTGTGACTATTCCCCTTTGGGATTGCTAAGCCATTGGTGAAGTTTACCATGCTTATACAATCTCtttctaattatattttccttGGGCTTCTAACCATTGTGACGTTTGCTGCTCGTATCCTTTATATTTACGTATGATTTAACAGCCATATTTAACCCAGCGATTGTAAGTAAAACTTGTTAACTTAGATCTTTGGTCAGGTTGTGCCCGTCCTTTTTCTAAACATCAGCATTCTGTGGTTTCCACGTCTTCTGATAAAAATGTAGGATGTATGGTAGTCTCATTAGGTCAGTCAATATGTGAAAACACGTTTTTGAATACGCTATTAGACAAAACTTCTTTAGGTCTATTGGAACgcaatattgtttttattttttaagaagttTTGATGTTGAATAGATGTTGGGTAGTTTCTAATGAATCCTTCTTGTTTGTATACCTTGTCTAAAggaatacatttttttaaaataagaaaaatgatcataaataattatttttattattaagttCAATTAATCACTCCTCAGCCTAATGGGCCTGTCTAGTAGTTCCATGAATCACGTATATTCTTGGTGTTTCTATCAATTCAATTTCTCATCTTCAACTTTGTGTTGTATTGCCTTTAGTTGCTTAAAGTTAATCTTGTATCTTTTGGGTATGTTATTgagaaaaattcttttatttattctttaattttatgcatgcatgcatgtcATTGAGACGCATCCATGCATTAGGTTTCTACTGGTTAGTTCTAGAAACTGGAATtgacaatttttgttttcaggcCAAACCTTGTAGGAACTTGTGGGTGGGTGGTATTAGCCCAGCTGTTTCAAGGGAACAACTTGAAGAGgaattttccaaatttggtAAAATTGATGAATTTAAGTTTTTGCGAGATCGGAATACAGCATTTATTGAGTATGTTCGATTGGAAGATGCATCACAAGCTTTGAGAATTATGAATGGAAAACGCATTGGTGGAGACCAGATTCGAGTTGATTTTCTTCGGTCACAGCCAATGAGAAGAGTAAGCATGTTCAGAATCTCAATGAACATCAATGTGCTCTATTAAATATGTTTGCAGCATTTACAACTAGTTAATTACTTTTTGTATTGACTTTACCCTTGGTTTTTTACTAAAccttttgagaaatttttttttattcattttgaaatTAGTTCATGTGacctcttctttctctcgCTAATGTAATTAATCTGAATCTCTTTAGGATCAGTGGCCTGACACCAGAGATGGGCATGGACAGCTTCAGGGTAGAAATGTGGGGATGGGTGATTTCCAATCTGGTTATAAAAGACCACTGGTGAGTCTTATTGACATGTGGCCTTATGTAATCATTGATGTTTTACCACTATGTATAGTTGCTAATActttacaaatacaaatatgtGGAAGCTTTTACGTACCTGTGCACATTGTTTGTGATAAAGTAACTACAAATGTACCTGGGTCCTGATGTTATTTTCTAAGTTTTGTTCTTAAGATATGATAAAAGACTAATTCTACATCGGATAATCTTTTTCTCACTTTTAAAAGCTTCTCATGGATCAAGATCATCAATACAATGAAATTGACCCTTTGATTGACCATCTTAAGAACCATCACATATGGGGTATTCTTCTCACTCCTACAGATGGAAATGAGGTAGCCATTTTGTTAGCCACCCATGCTTGTTGAGCGATCCATTTAGAAGTTTGGTTAGAATCATATCCATTTTGGTCCGCCGTTCTCCACCCTCTCTCCCACGTGATGCCAGTGGATTTTCTgatttttgcttcattttgttcttgtatTCTTCctcaaaaggagaaaaaaaaaaaaagaaaagaaaagaaaaaagctcaCTTTATGAATTATAGTTAGTTTATTGTTATCATAGCAATATAACCATTTGATAATCGTTGCAGCATGCTCAATCTTCGGAGTTGCGTAGAGATGGACCTCCCAGTAAGGTTTTGTGGATTGGTTATCCTCCATCTGTTCAAATTGATGAGCAAATGCTCCACAATGCGATGATTTTATTTGGTGAGATAGACAGAATTACAAGTTTCCATTCTAGGCATTTTGCATTTGTAGAATTTAGAAGTGTTGATGAAGCACGGCGTGCAAAGGAGGGTCTACAAGGACGGCTTTTTAATGATCCTCGGATTACTATTATGTTTTCAAACAGTGATCCGGCACCTGTGAAAGAGAACCTTGGCTTTTATCCTGGTGGTAAAGAGACTAGGCCTGATATGTTTTTCAATGAGCATCAAATCCGTCCTCCACAAATGGACCTGTTGGGACATCCTCACCCAATGGTGCAAAATAAGTTTCCTGGACCACTGCCATCTAGTGGCATTCTTGGACAAAATACGGCAGTAAGACCACCGCCCTTCGGTCCTCCACAGGGTATCTCAGGCCCCCCAGAATTTAATGACTTGATGACATCTCATAGTTTTCAGgatgcaaattcaaaaaatatgaTTGGTCCAAATTGGAGAAGGCAATCTCCTCCGACACCAGGGATACTTTCTTCTCCAGCTACTGGTATTCGTCCACCTCCACCGGTCAGGTCCACTCCAAGTACGTGGGATGCTTTGGATGTAAATCAATTCCATAGGGATTCTAAACGTTCAAGGATAGATGGTCCAACATCCTTAGATGATGCTGCTTTTCCTCCAAGAAAAATGGATAACCGGAGCATGGGTTTTGATCAGCAATATGGGGTTCGTCCAATAAGTGATGGAGGTTCTTCTCTTCCATATGCCAATGCTCCAGCAAAGACTCCTGCTATACCTATAGTTGCAAGGGCTCCAGTTAGTGGTCGTGGCCAGAGCCATgctgaaaatgattttgtatgGCGTGGAATAATTGCCAAGGGAGGAACGCCTGTTTGTCATGCTCGTTGTGTTCCAATAGGCGAAGGAATAGGAAGTGAGCTGTAAgtatcaattttctttctgatattttttaaataaaactttcGTATTAATATTAGCTTCTCACTTCCGTAGGATGATTCTCATGCCATGTAGTTGATTAATTCATGCGGTATCTGGGAACAAAATGTTTTGGTGCACACCGCTTgtacaaatatttttgaatgCTGTCTATTTAAAGtatcttttatctttatctttttatttattttatttttatatataaactgTATTTGTACAAAAAATGGGGCCTGCTTACATGGgattaatagaaattataaaagaacTCAAGGACATAGTTGTACAacctacaaaaacaaatcatgTTCAAGTAAGCTCGTGGTCaattgaaattatagaaaagAGCACCAATTGTTGATAATATGAAACAAAGGATAATCACAAAAAAGATTTGATGAGCCAAGTCCTGAAGGAACCTTAAATTCTCCCGTTTCTTTCTAATTATAAATTCCACACAAAAACAGGGAGTCTACCTTGCCAAAGTGTTTATGATCCTTACTGGAAATGGAGATCCACACAAGTTTCCTAAATCATGGAGATTATTCCGATAGCGTGCTTAAACCAAGACCCTATCTTAGAAGCTAAAGGGAAATTCCACATTCTTGGTTTCTTTAGAATTTAAACCAAGAATCCTGAAAATAACTGTTAAATgaattagcagatattatagAACAACCTATAcaattgaatgaatttaaacaaaacaGATCCTGTTCAAGTAACCCCATGATTAGTACAAATTGTAGAAACGAGCCCCAATTGTTGGTAATAGGAAACGAAGGatgattacaaaaaaatttgatgtgtCCAATCGTGAAGGATCTTTAAATTCTTCCGTTTCTTTGCAAGCATAATTTCCTCACAAAAACACAGAAACTACCTTTTGCCAAAGGGGTATATGATCCTTACTGGAAATGGAGGTCCATACTTGTTTCCTAAATAATAGAGATCATTCTGATAATGCTTAAATCAGCACCCCATCTTAGAAGCTAAAGGGAAACTCCACATTCTTGGGTTCTTTAGAGTTTAAACCAAGAAAtctgaaaataattattaaatgaattaGCCAGATGTTTGCTGCATAGCTTTGTTATGGACGGAACATTGTTAGAAAAGCTAGTTTGGATGTGAACTTAAAAATTCCAACTAAAGATCAATTTCTAGTTGGTACAGGTGATGGTGTTTGGAATCTTATATTCTCACTAACCATctattttgatgtttttgtcTACTATTTGGCAGTCCTGATGTAGTCAATTGTTCAGCAAGAACTGGGCTGGATCAGCTCACTAAACATTATGCTGAGGCCACTGGATTCGACATCGTCTTTTTCTTGCCAGATAGCGAGGATGATTTTGCATCCTATACCGAATTCCTGCGTTATCTAGGTGCAAAAGATCGTGCAGGTGTTGCTAAGTTTGATGATGGAACTACAATGTTTTTGGTTCCTCCTTCAGAGTTTTTGAGAAAAGTCTTGAAAGTTTCTGGTCCAGAACGGCTTTATGGTCTTGTTCTCAAATTTCCTCAGGTGTCTATTAGTGAACCTACTCACCAACAATCATATCTACCCATGCCTACATCTGACTATGGTGAGAGACAGCAGGTTTTGTCTTCACAAACTGAATATGGGTCAGTGCCTTCAAAGCAGGAGCAACTTCCGATGGATTATAATAGGGTTTTGCATGATGAAATTAAGGAGCCCCCAAAAACACTTCTGCCCGCAAGTGAGCCATCAGCAGTTCAGCCATTGCCTCAAGAATATGTTGCTAACAATAATACGGCTGCAATCTCACAAGCTGGGTTAACATTAACACCCGAGCTTATTGCTACCTTGGTTTCCCTACTGCCTGGTAAGTCACAGTCATCTAGTTTAGAAAGTGCCAAACAACCGGCAGCCTCACCACAACCTCCAGTTCCTCCTGTTGTTTCTAATAAAGGGGCTACATCTGAGGGATGGATGGTAGGTCATCAATCTTCTGATCAAACCGGTCAGCCATTTCAGCAAATGGGAAATCATTATAATCCTCAGAGTCACAGCCTTTCTCAATTTCAACCTTATCCACCTCTCCCTCAGACACCTAACCAGCTTGCACCACAGGCCACGGGAACCACCCAAATCCAAGAAGCTGCTGTCAGTCTGccacagcagcagcagcagcagcagcagcagcagcagcagttaCCTATTCCTTACAGGCCTTTATCTACGTATTCTGCCCCTCCTGAAAATGCACAAGCTTCTGGTCTGCCCTTGGTCAATCCTCAGTATCATCATGATAATTCGCAAATTAGCCAGAGAGGTTATGGGTCGGTCAATGGAGTTGACACATCTGGCTATGGTGCACCAGTTATGCAGCAATCAGCAAATACTGTGACCTTATCTAATCAAGGTCAGGGTTCTACGACACAGTCACAACCTATTACTCAATTAGCATCTGATAGGGTGAATTCCGAGCCTCCTTATCAGATGCAGCATTTGCAATCTGCAAACCTTGGCACTGGCACTGGGAGCAGTGATGCTGAGGCAGGCAAGGACCAGAGATATCGATCTACACTCCAATTTGCTGCCAATTTACTCCTCCAGattcagcagcagcagcagcagaagcAAGCAGGCTGGGGTTCAGGAAATCAATAATGAGCTGCCCCTTGCTTAGGTAATCCCTCATACTTTACTTTTATTCTTTGATGGCCTAGCTCTTTTAGTAGATATTTGCATGAGCTCTGATTGGTTTatgattttctatttaaatgcAAGTTTCTGTTGGCTGAAATAGAGTATGTTTTAATTCGTATGACTTCGGGTTCTTTAGCATCTTTTATTATAGCTGGTATATGATACATGATCCACTGCTTTAACTTTTTGTGTAGGTTGTTTAAAAGTTGTGCTAGTGTTTAGGATTTTAATTAGGTGTTATTGTTGTCATTCTGAAGTTGCTGATTAAAGAGTTTAGAATGACATTGCTGATTGAAGAGTTTCGTGCATGATCTAATTATCTTCATCGAGGTTATTTCTTCCTAATCCTAGGCATTTGTTTAGGAATTTTGGGGGTATCTAACTTCCTCTCATTTTGTGCTTTTCAATATAGACTTAGGTGTGGAACTTTTTAtggaacaaaataaaactagTCAGTAGGTGACGGGAGTGATAAGAAAGCTCTCCAAGTTCTCCTTCTAGATACAAGAAATAGCTAAATCCTGAATTTGGAACAAATTCCAAGATGTACAAGTTCCTACCACCACCTAGGAAATTGACTTATGTAACCATAAAAacttttagattttagtttcCATGCTTCTGGAAATTTCATTCAGCAAGTAGTCGGGAGATTGATTGATGGTTTGTTCATTGTTGCTCTATGGTTTTTGGAGGTCATTTTTGGATGTGTGTttccttattttcttatacatatttaaaattttaaaatctaatctAGATTTCGTGAACTGATTTTAGAAATTAGCAAATAAACCCACAATGTTGTTACTAAAAATACTTGGGCCccatttgataaccatttggtttttcaaaattgagcTAAAAAATTCTACCTTCATGTATTGATTTCTTGGGTTTGTTATctacttttgtatttttaaaatccaagccaaattttgaaaaaaaagaaaaaagaaaaaagtacttaaaaaaatttcttttttttatttttttttatttttggaatttagcTAATggttcaatattttcttaggaaagaagaaaaccgaatttttaaaaatcaaatggttttCAAACGAGGCTTTAGttttgagtttataaacattaCTTCTGTCTAGGAGTTTCTTTGTTTAGTtatctatattttaaagatgttttaaaaatctattccAAGTTTtgaaagctaaaaaaattactttttatttttgtttttgaaatttggcttagaatttaaatcttttcttaGGAAGGATAAAAATCATGTAAAGAGATGTAAGAcaaaaaaactataatttaaaaaaaatctaagagTTAAGCAGATGGGCTTAGTTTCTTTAAAAGCAGAGAAATGACATAGAAAACGAGCTCTGGTCAACTGGGTTGGTTGAGTTAAATCAGATAACGGATTGAAGCTGGTGGCAATGACATAATCTTTAGATTCAGTGTGGTAATTGAAGTTTAGGAACCGGTAGATGGTTAAGTAATTTGATTTCATAGAAGTCCAGTCCATTGTGCATATAATGAATCGTAATATCACAACCGCCTCCTGTTATTCTTTGAGATATATGTTATTAATTCTCTCTTGAAGGCATCTTGATTAGTATCATGCATTCATATCTTTATTGGCCATGTCTGACACGCTTAGTTTTACTTATTTGTGGCCTATTAGCTATTTTTCTGTGAAAACTTTTGCCTAGTTTGTTAGCATCTGTAAAACTTTATGTAAGCAGGATTTTGTTTTGAGGGTAGTAAAATGTTTAGTCTTGTACAATACTTTTAATGTGTAGCTGACATTCTTTTCCATTACCTTTATGAACTATGATCCAAAATGCATACAAATGAAacataaaagtatttaaatacCAATTTTTGAAGGATACATGTTACTTTATATCTTAATCGAGAAGCTCAATATGAGAAGTTATAAAGTTCCAATTTTCGTTCCACCCTTAATACCATTACACGTTGGCCCAATGGTCGTTAAGATGTAAGCTTAGTTTCTTTGCGGTTATGGTACAAACCGTAGTGACACCTACGTTTGATTTCGAAATatcttgagtttcttgatACTAAATATTATAGGTTGAAACGAAGATTCATCAAAGTTCACGgaaatttttatcattattttgtaAGTCTtggtgtatatatatattcatcactctTAGATTGAATAAACTCAACCAGGAGCACTATTTTGATCTCGTGTAGAATCTTTAGCTTGACAGCCTTACCTTCGTAAACCAACCTCCATTACTCTATATCCTAGAAGGCAACAGGAGTTCCTTTCACAATGATTTACGTaacatgaattaaaaaatatcgatGCGAATTTTCAGAATTTCGACTGCTAGTTCGTGAGAGTTCCGTGTAAGCATAAGATCTTCTTTGTTCACAGTTGGCTAGTTTTGACAATGCTATCTCGTTGTTCTGACTTGTTGATTtacattaaacaaaaaaacaaaaaagttgataAAATTTGTGTTAGCTAGCTGCAAGTTTTCGTTTGCAATTGTTCCATTGTATTGTGCAGGGGGCAACcgtttttccttgtttttatGAGGTAAGGTTTTAATGCATCAATTAGCTCTGGTAATTGCGTACGAATTTTATGGAGGATATCTTTTGCGCCCATCGTTATTagcttgtttctttttctcctctgttttttATGCTGAAAAAAGTGAGATTTTGTGAACATTTTGGAGATCTTGTTTTGCTTCTGAGCAGGACTTGGTTCTACCTGGAAGggagaaagaaataaatccCTTGAAAACTAGGAAACATGGACTTTCTCTGTTTAGAATAGTGTTCGTCGTACACGGTGCACACTTAGAATGTTTCGAACTATTATATGTGCATGATTTTGATTGAGAGAAGATAAAAGTGTTgagtggagtgattcaaagtCGAGACGAGTATTAAACCGGGTTAATGTATAGCAAGTGCTGAACTATCTTTCGGGCCTAACTTCTCTGCTTTTGAATCTCGAAAAACATAGCATTTAGGAGTAAATTTTCGATATTATAAAAAGGGTATTGTATCGACCTTTAATTTAGGTAGGCATGTGCCTGTTTGTAGTGATGAAACTGTGATTCTTTTACCTATCAAAGTTGAAATggttcaaatgtttttttttccctaaaatGAAGCGAAAATGCATGTAGGTAAATTGCGAGGGTGAAAGGGAAACAAGTTTAGTTATGGAATTCGTTTCAGAAGAAGTCGATGGCTGGACGCACGCGCTCGTTCTTGCACACCTTCGTTTTCTCCTTTCAAACTAATGTACGTACGTGTCGCATCATGCCTTTCTCATTTGCCCGTTCATCAACACCTCGTGCGATTGTATTAtcaatttttggaatttaagtTTTCTACAATCTATGTAGCATAGTTTAGTAGTTTTTACAAACATTACTCTTAAACTTCCACAATTAATTTTGGTTATTGCTGAAGATGGCCTGAAAACCCACTTTCTAAGTTGTTATTTCATGCTTCGCCTACGCCACCTAACCATACCATTAGtgtttactttattttttttttaattttatggaaATATGAGTTTTTCTTGGTTACCTATTATTGGTAAAGGATATGTGAAAAGTGGAAGAGTTTGAAAGTTAGTTGATGGGTGTAGTTTGActtttagttattaaaaattttagtctatttagttcaaaattcttaataatttaatttataacaatttggTTTTTTGGGTCAGTACTTTTTTTCGATTTAAAATTCTCATGGCGATCGacccattttttctttcttttgaatatttttcctAAGTACGATTTACTTTGAAGGTTTGTCTCCACATTTTGGTGAAGTTATTGGTTTGGAGTATTGCTACAAATAAACTAATAGAGTAGTTAACCTAGTTCTAGTAGTCACACAATACGAAGGTGACACAAGAGGGAGCAACCCTCATGCTTGCTGACTCTATGTGGTCCCTTGCACTGCTCTGGCAAGAGCACGACTAACAAGTTAGTTGATAACTTCTTAATCGCACCCACATAGTGATCGTAGGACACTATTAAGTGCATCCACATCCTACTAAGATTGTACATGCTATAGTGGTTCTCATAACAAGTAGTGAATCTATTATAGAAGATTGTCTAACAATCCACCTATAACTATCATGACGTACAAACATATGACATACAAGAAACATAATATAACAccttatattatatgatttatttaattgcATGCTATAGCATGAATCATATGAACTATACTGACACCAATATGTTAAACTTAAAACTAGCACTTTACTATGGTTGATATACTTAAAAAGTCCAACCAAGTTATTTAAGTTCAACTTCTAACATGGTTAAGACAGGGGAGAATAATAAAACATGACATTCATgtattacaaataattattgaatagaCTAAACCAAACCGCTACTTACACGTATCGGTATTGTGTttttacacaaaaaaaaaaaaaaaaaagtttccgAACTTACTTTAATTTCTCTCGATTTCTTCCAAAATGTCCTACCATAAGAGAATTAGAAATGTCATTgagattgaaataaaaaaaataaaaataaaaaaataaaaaaagcaaaaagaagtTGTGCAGGCGAGAAACTCATCCTCATGCGCTCATACACATGCCCACATGCTAGTTACACGTGAAAAGTCCCATGCGTCCGAACTGCTTGACATAGTTAGATATTTCTGGTATATTTTAAATCTCTCAATTTTCTTCTGGCTAATATCTCAACGTTCTTCGGCAAAACTTCGAACAAAGTTCTTTCTTTAATCTCTCTCAATTATCTACGATACCTCGACTATCTTGAATGTCCATACATCCTACAACTTTGCATCGTCAGTTAGATCTATTGTTATCAATGTGATTTTTGATTCTTATGTCATAGTATTTATGGCTCGAAAATATtgtttaaggtaaaaaataaagttctCTAGAGGCTTGACATCTCGAATTCCATAGTAGGATTTGAGCTTCAAGACTTTTACCCTGTTATATTGGACCGCATCCTCTATTAGGGTTTGGTTCCCTACGGCTCTCAGGGTGAGATTTCGTCTAGCACTCAAATATGCCACTTCATTCTAAACTACATCAAAGACAACTTTTACATCTTCCGAAAGTTGTAAGATTGTCTAAATGATTGCTTTTAGGGAGTTGTCTAAATTCTTAGCATGGCTCTTGATGTAGGCAATAGAGTCGGTTGAGCTATCCATACGCTATGAAGTGCCCGTTCTGATGGGTTTGTCTTGTAGGATCTCAACCTTCAACATCAAGGTTGGGCATCCCATCAAGGCAGCTTGTGCATTAATGGTATCAACTTTATTGGTAATCTCCTTCATGAACATAACTACCACAAATAACTCCAACAGAGACAACAAACAACTCTCGACCAACAAAGGCTTCCTGtctttttcaaacaaacaaaatagagTACAAAAACAGTcttatatccttaatgaaacaCTCTCTCTATTTCAAAGTAGTGCATTTCTGATGTCCCTGATTTGTTTGGTGATCAATTTTGTTggtttcaatcaattttgagATCAATCGTTGAAAttgatttcttaaaataagaGATCAATTCAAcactcatttttaattatcaaacttgaaacaaatttttattagaacTACAAAATATAGGTTGTATT from Cucurbita pepo subsp. pepo cultivar mu-cu-16 unplaced genomic scaffold, ASM280686v2 Cp4.1_scaffold000193, whole genome shotgun sequence carries:
- the LOC111784392 gene encoding flowering time control protein FPA-like isoform X1, whose product is MPLPPKLSRPLLHRDSDVAEMSSNSLWVGNLSMDVTDADLMNLFAQFGALDSVTSYSSRSFAFIYFKHMEDAQAAKDALQGFFLRGSSIKIEFARPAKPCRNLWVGGISPAVSREQLEEEFSKFGKIDEFKFLRDRNTAFIEYVRLEDASQALRIMNGKRIGGDQIRVDFLRSQPMRRDQWPDTRDGHGQLQGRNVGMGDFQSGYKRPLHAQSSELRRDGPPSKVLWIGYPPSVQIDEQMLHNAMILFGEIDRITSFHSRHFAFVEFRSVDEARRAKEGLQGRLFNDPRITIMFSNSDPAPVKENLGFYPGGKETRPDMFFNEHQIRPPQMDLLGHPHPMVQNKFPGPLPSSGILGQNTAVRPPPFGPPQGISGPPEFNDLMTSHSFQDANSKNMIGPNWRRQSPPTPGILSSPATGIRPPPPVRSTPSTWDALDVNQFHRDSKRSRIDGPTSLDDAAFPPRKMDNRSMGFDQQYGVRPISDGGSSLPYANAPAKTPAIPIVARAPVSGRGQSHAENDFVWRGIIAKGGTPVCHARCVPIGEGIGSELPDVVNCSARTGLDQLTKHYAEATGFDIVFFLPDSEDDFASYTEFLRYLGAKDRAGVAKFDDGTTMFLVPPSEFLRKVLKVSGPERLYGLVLKFPQVSISEPTHQQSYLPMPTSDYGERQQVLSSQTEYGSVPSKQEQLPMDYNRVLHDEIKEPPKTLLPASEPSAVQPLPQEYVANNNTAAISQAGLTLTPELIATLVSLLPGKSQSSSLESAKQPAASPQPPVPPVVSNKGATSEGWMVGHQSSDQTGQPFQQMGNHYNPQSHSLSQFQPYPPLPQTPNQLAPQATGTTQIQEAAVSLPQQQQQQQQQQQQLPIPYRPLSTYSAPPENAQASGLPLVNPQYHHDNSQISQRGYGSVNGVDTSGYGAPVMQQSANTVTLSNQGQGSTTQSQPITQLASDRVNSEPPYQMQHLQSANLGTGTGSSDAEAGKDQRYRSTLQFAANLLLQIQQQQQQKQAGWGSGNQ
- the LOC111784392 gene encoding flowering time control protein FPA-like isoform X2, producing the protein MSSNSLWVGNLSMDVTDADLMNLFAQFGALDSVTSYSSRSFAFIYFKHMEDAQAAKDALQGFFLRGSSIKIEFARPAKPCRNLWVGGISPAVSREQLEEEFSKFGKIDEFKFLRDRNTAFIEYVRLEDASQALRIMNGKRIGGDQIRVDFLRSQPMRRDQWPDTRDGHGQLQGRNVGMGDFQSGYKRPLHAQSSELRRDGPPSKVLWIGYPPSVQIDEQMLHNAMILFGEIDRITSFHSRHFAFVEFRSVDEARRAKEGLQGRLFNDPRITIMFSNSDPAPVKENLGFYPGGKETRPDMFFNEHQIRPPQMDLLGHPHPMVQNKFPGPLPSSGILGQNTAVRPPPFGPPQGISGPPEFNDLMTSHSFQDANSKNMIGPNWRRQSPPTPGILSSPATGIRPPPPVRSTPSTWDALDVNQFHRDSKRSRIDGPTSLDDAAFPPRKMDNRSMGFDQQYGVRPISDGGSSLPYANAPAKTPAIPIVARAPVSGRGQSHAENDFVWRGIIAKGGTPVCHARCVPIGEGIGSELPDVVNCSARTGLDQLTKHYAEATGFDIVFFLPDSEDDFASYTEFLRYLGAKDRAGVAKFDDGTTMFLVPPSEFLRKVLKVSGPERLYGLVLKFPQVSISEPTHQQSYLPMPTSDYGERQQVLSSQTEYGSVPSKQEQLPMDYNRVLHDEIKEPPKTLLPASEPSAVQPLPQEYVANNNTAAISQAGLTLTPELIATLVSLLPGKSQSSSLESAKQPAASPQPPVPPVVSNKGATSEGWMVGHQSSDQTGQPFQQMGNHYNPQSHSLSQFQPYPPLPQTPNQLAPQATGTTQIQEAAVSLPQQQQQQQQQQQQLPIPYRPLSTYSAPPENAQASGLPLVNPQYHHDNSQISQRGYGSVNGVDTSGYGAPVMQQSANTVTLSNQGQGSTTQSQPITQLASDRVNSEPPYQMQHLQSANLGTGTGSSDAEAGKDQRYRSTLQFAANLLLQIQQQQQQKQAGWGSGNQ